CGGCGATGGACATCTCCATCTGTTTCGCGGACTTCCCGACCGAGGCGATCGGGCAGACCACGCGCGACTACCGCCAGCTGGGAATCGGATACGCCAACCTGGGCGCGTTGCTCATGGCGTCCGGTCTGCCCTACGACTCCGATGCGGGCCGGGCCATGGCGGCCAGCATCTCGTCGCTGATGACGGGCACGGCCTACCGCCGTAGCGCGGAACTCGCGGGAGTGGTGGGTCCGTACCAGGGATTCGCGCGCAACAGTGAGGCCCACAGCCGGGTGATGCGCAAGCATGCCTCGGCGACGGACGGCATCCGGCCGGTCGCCGAGTTCGACCGTGATGTGGCCAAGTTGGCGTCCGAGGAATGGCAGAAGTGTCTGGACATCGGGGCCACGAACGGGTGGCGTAATGCGCAGGCATCGGTACTCGCCCCCACCGGCACCATCGGGTTCATGATGGATTGCGACACCACCGGCATCGAGCCGGACTTCTCATTGGTGAAGTTCAAGAAGCTCGTTGGTGGCGGCTCGATGCAGATCGTCAACAACACGGTGCCGCAGGCGCTGACCAAACTCGGCTACCCGGCCGAGACCATCGAGGCGATCGTCGAGCACATCTCCCAGCACGGCAACGTGGTCGATGCTCCGGGTCTGCGTGACGAGCACTACGCGATCTTCGACTGTGCGGTCGGCGATCGGGCGATCACCCCGATGGGACACGTGCGCATGATGGCGGCGGTCCAGCCGTTCCTGTCGGGCGCCATTTCCAAGACCGTGAACATGCCCAGCGAGGCGACGGTCGAAGATGTCGAGCAGATCTACTTCGAGGGCTGGCGACAGGGCCTCAAGGCGCTTGCGATCTACCGTGACGCGTCCAAGGTCGGACAGCCGCTGTCTGACTCGAAGGCCGGTTCTGGTTCATCCGATGAGGACTCAGACCACGGTCACGCCCGTCCGGTCCGCCACCGGCTCCCCAAGCGGCGGCCGTCTCAGACTGTGTCGTTCTCGGTCGGTGGCGCTGAGGGCTACCTGACCGCAGGGTCCTACCCGGACAATGGACTCGGTGAGGTCTTCCTCAAGCTCGGCAAGCAGGGGTCGACACTGGCGGGAGTCATGGACGCCTTCTCCATCGCGGTCTCGATCGCCTTGCAGTACGGTGTGCCGCTTGACGCGTTCGTGTCCAAGTTCGTCAACATGAGGTTCGACCCTGCGGGTATGACCGACGATCCTGACATCCGCATGGCGCAGTCGATCATGGACTACATCTTCCGTCGCCTTGCTCTGGACTACCTGCCCTACGACGAACGGGCGGCGTTGGGAATCCATACCGCTGAGGAGCGGGCGGCGGCCGTCAGCGGTCAAGCCCCCGCACCGGCAGCGGATACGGAGGAAGTGATCGAGGCGATGCAGCAGTCCGCCCCGGTGCAGTCCGAACCACCCGCACCGGCTGCAAATCCGGCCGAGGCTCACTCGACAGCGGAACTCCTCGAGGTCATCACCGGCAAGTCGGCCGACGCGCCTTTGTGTATGACCTGTGGCATCAAGATGCGGCCGGCCGGTTCCTGCTATGTCTGCGAAGGCTGTGGCGCCACGAGCGGCTGCAGTTGACCTAGCCATTCGGAATCGGAGCGAAAGCCTCGGCGACCTTCGGGTTGCCGGGGCTTTCGCCTTGTCGGCCGGGTGTTCGTCGGCGCAGCCCCTGTCCACTTCGGCCCGGGGCCTGCGATGGAACCCGAAGGCCCCCGATCGAACCCCAGGGGCCTAAACCCGAATCCACCGATTCTTCGGCTACTGCGCGCCACCATCGGGGCGCCCTGGCGGCGTTGCAGCCGCTCAC
This genomic stretch from Candidatus Nanopelagicales bacterium harbors:
- a CDS encoding vitamin B12-dependent ribonucleotide reductase, which gives rise to MTQTPADETVRGTATRRNRPQGLTIERVFSEAGRHPYDTVTWERRDVVQSNWKTGETVFEQRGVEFPESWSVNASTIVTTKYFRGAVGTDSREWSLRQLIDRVVDRYVAAGREHGYFATEDDAGTFGDELTWLLLHQYFSFNSPVWFNVGTSSPQQVSACFILAVDDTMDSILNWYREEGLIFKGGSGSGLNISRIRSSKELLRSSGGTASGPVSFMRGADASAGTIKSGGATRRAAKMVVLDVDHPDIGEFIDTKVREEEKIRVLRDAGFDMDLGGKDITSVQYQNANNSVRVSDEFMRAVDSDGEFGLKARTDGSVIETVKAKQLFRQMAEAAWACADPGIQYDDTINDWHTNPESGRITASNPCSEYMSLDNSSCNLASLNLMKFLGSDGSFQSQRFVKAVEFIITAMDISICFADFPTEAIGQTTRDYRQLGIGYANLGALLMASGLPYDSDAGRAMAASISSLMTGTAYRRSAELAGVVGPYQGFARNSEAHSRVMRKHASATDGIRPVAEFDRDVAKLASEEWQKCLDIGATNGWRNAQASVLAPTGTIGFMMDCDTTGIEPDFSLVKFKKLVGGGSMQIVNNTVPQALTKLGYPAETIEAIVEHISQHGNVVDAPGLRDEHYAIFDCAVGDRAITPMGHVRMMAAVQPFLSGAISKTVNMPSEATVEDVEQIYFEGWRQGLKALAIYRDASKVGQPLSDSKAGSGSSDEDSDHGHARPVRHRLPKRRPSQTVSFSVGGAEGYLTAGSYPDNGLGEVFLKLGKQGSTLAGVMDAFSIAVSIALQYGVPLDAFVSKFVNMRFDPAGMTDDPDIRMAQSIMDYIFRRLALDYLPYDERAALGIHTAEERAAAVSGQAPAPAADTEEVIEAMQQSAPVQSEPPAPAANPAEAHSTAELLEVITGKSADAPLCMTCGIKMRPAGSCYVCEGCGATSGCS